One Argentina anserina chromosome 6, drPotAnse1.1, whole genome shotgun sequence genomic window, gaggaagtGAAAGCATCAAATCTTCAAGATGGGTCACAATCTAGTCATGGTAATCTTTACAATATTTTTGTTACTATGCTCAGCTTCTGCTAGTAGAGTTAGAGATTTCTTAGCAGCTGGTGACTTCGATGTGACGAGTCCAAAATATGGTGGAAAGCCCAATGGTGACATTAGTCAGGTAATTCAATCTCTACAACTATGCAAGCTCTACAAAAttgaatcttttttttttctaatcaaGTACAAAATTGAATCTTTGATTTCATTTTACTATTTCATAGCCTATGGCAAATGCTTGGAAAGATGCATGCGCAGCGGCATCGCCAAGTAGAGTGATTGTTCCTAAAGGGATATTCCATCTAAAAGGAGCAGTTTTCAAAGGTCCTTGCAAGGCTCCTATTGAAGTTCAGGTTAATGGCTTAGTAAAGGCACCAGCAGATGGTGCTCAACTTACAAATCGTGCAGTTTGGATCCAGTTTAGCCAACTTGAGAAGTTCACTCTATCAGGTAGTGGAACCTTTGATGGTCAAGGACAAAAAACTTGGAAAGAGAACGATTGCAATAAAAAGCCCAACTGTTTACCTAATGCTATTGTAAGCCGATACAACCGTACTATTTTTTTCAAGTAGTATTGTATTTTGCATTGTGCTAATATCTTTTAGCTATCTCTGATATCATGTTTAACAGTTATGCTATACAACTTTCTCCATATGCAGAGTTTGAGGTTCGACAACGTCAAACATTCATTAGTTAGGGATGTGACATCAATCAACAGCAAAGAGTTCCATGTCAATGTTTTAGGGTGTGAGCAACTTACATTCCAACATTTCACCGCCACAGCACCTGGAGATAGCGTTAACACAGATGGAATACATATCGGGCGCTCAACCGGAATTAACATTACTGATGCGAAGATTGAAAGCTTGAAGAAAATAGAGAGGGAAATTGATTGTAACTAATTCTGTTTCTTGATATTTTGGAAAACTTAGGAATACAAGGGAGAAAGTCAGCTATTTAAGCTTAGTTGTGTTGTACGTGTCAGCATTACAAGGCATGAACTAATCATTGTCCTAATCACTGACTTATCCTAATTAATTCTAATCATTATGATTTTAAGTAACTTCACTAACACCCTCCCTCAGCTTGATGGGGGGCTTAGCTAACATCAAGCTGTTGCATAAGTACCAATGCTGAGGAGAACACAAGCCCTTGGTGAAAATATCAGCTAGCTGTTCTGCAGAAGACACAAACTGCAATGTAATAGAGCCATCTTTAACCTTGTCCCTGGTGAAGTGCACATCAACCTCAACATGTTTTAACTTGGAATGATGCACAGGGTTAGAAGCTAAGGCAAGAGCTGAAATATTGTCACAATGAAGAGAGGGAGTACAAGCCAAGGGTTGATGAAGATCAGCC contains:
- the LOC126800340 gene encoding exopolygalacturonase-like yields the protein MGHNLVMVIFTIFLLLCSASASRVRDFLAAGDFDVTSPKYGGKPNGDISQPMANAWKDACAAASPSRVIVPKGIFHLKGAVFKGPCKAPIEVQVNGLVKAPADGAQLTNRAVWIQFSQLEKFTLSGSGTFDGQGQKTWKENDCNKKPNCLPNAISLRFDNVKHSLVRDVTSINSKEFHVNVLGCEQLTFQHFTATAPGDSVNTDGIHIGRSTGINITVTKIATGDDCISVGDGTRQLTVNKVTCGPGHGISIGSLGRYPNEDHVSGINVRDCTLTSTLNGVRIKSFPSSPKATTASDIHFEHIIMNNVANPVLIDQEYCPWGHCDKKTPSKVKISNVSFKNIRGTSSTPLALKLLCAKGLPCEKVELSDTDLKLSGQGTLTSHCANVQPTITRVPPALACATKA